A stretch of DNA from Granulicella pectinivorans:
ACCACCTCAAGCACATGGGAGATGTAGAGGATCGCCTTGCCCTCCGCAGCCAGTTCCACGAGCAAATCCTTAAACAACCGGGCCGACACCACGTCCAGCCCCGAGAGCGGCTCATCGAAGATGAGCAGACGCGGATTATGCAGCAGCGCCGCCGCAATCAGCACCCTCTGCTTCATGCCCTTGGAGTACACCGAGATCGGCGAATGCCTCCACGACTGCAGCCCAAGCAACTCCAGCAAACGCGTGGCCCGCGCCTCGAGCGGCCTCTCCTCCAACCCCCTCAGCCGGCCAACGAGCTGCAGGTATTCGAGCCCGCTCAGATGCGTATAGACCTGCGCCTCCTCCGGCACATAGCCGAACGACGCCCGAAACCCCGTCATATCATCGCGGATATCGCGCCCATGGAAGAGCACGCTGCCCCCGCTTGGTTCGAGAATCCCGGTGATGATCTTCACCGTGGTCGACTTGCCGCTGCCATTCGGTCCCAGGTAGCCGACGATCTCTCCCGGCGCGACGGTAAAGCTGACATCGTCGATGGCCGGAATACCCCGATACCGTTTCGTGAGGTTCTGGATGCTGAGCATGAATGAATTCCTCTGTACCCTATGTAGCATTCTGTATTGGACTCGTCAAGTAGCGATCTACATAGGTACAATTCAACGCATGCCGGTCGAGATCAAACTCTCCCATACCGCGGCCATGATTCTGCAGACCATCTCTGCAGGAACCGTCTATGGTTTCGGCATCATGGAACGCACCGGGCTGCCCAGCGGAACCGTCTACCCGGCGCTTCGCCGCCTGGAGCGCGACGCCCTCATCCGCTCCGAGTGGGAGAAGCAGGCAATCGCCGACAAGGAGATGCGCCCGCCCCGCAAGTTCTACAAGATGACCCCCGCCGGCAAAACGACCCTCACCGCCATGATGAAGCGCTACCCGCTGCTGGAGCGGCTCGGCGCGATGGACGAGGTGAAGGCCCTATGACCCTGCTCGGCTACCGGATGGCGCTCCGTGCGGTGGGCCTCGCGGTGCCGCGCACGTTGCGCAGCGAGTGGATCGCAGAATGGGATTCCGAGCTCTGGTACATGGCCGCCTCCGCCACGCAAGTGGAGATCGCCTCCTTCTGCTGGGGAGCCGTCGAGGACGCCCGTTCGCTCCGCGCGATGCATCCTGTCAGGCCCGTCCGTGCCGCCGGTTCGGCGAGGACATGTGTCGCCTGGGTTGGAGCCGTGGCGGTCCTCTGCTTTGCGATCGCCCAGTCCATCCCGGCGGTCAAACTGGCCAGCAGCTCTCCGGTCTATCGCAGCGCCACCGACGCAGTCGCCATCTCGCCCGCCGACCACCAGGCCGGCCCCGTGGTCCCGATGAGCCTGGTGCGATCCTGGCAGCGGCGCAAACAACATCTCTTCCGCGAGTTCGCCGTCTACGCTCCCACGGTCCGCGCCATCCACCTCCAGGCCGGAACCACGCGTCCCCTGGCTCTGGCCCGGGCCAGCGCGAACATCCTCACCCTGCTCGGCGTCCCCGTCGCGCTGGCACAGGAGACGCGCGGCGGCCAGCCCGTCCTGATGCTCAGCGAGACCGCATGGCGCACGGACTTCGGCAGCGACACCAGCCTTCTCGGCGAGACCGTCAACGTCGGAACCCAGCGGGTACAGATCGGCGGCATCGTCCCCGACGAGGCCGCTCCGGCCGGCAAGCTCGATGGCTGGATCCTTCTGCCCGACACCGCCTCATGGCCGGACGCAACGCCCGTCCATCTCATCGGACGCCTCGATCCCAGCCGCAGCATGCTCTCTTCGGCCTGGGAGCTGACCGTGCCCGGCCCGGATGGCGACGTCCTCTACGACTGCCGCATGCTGCCCGCCCTGAAAGCCGACATCTGGAAGATGTACCTCTTCGCCGCGTTCCTCGCGCTTCTGGCCCTGCCCGCCACCACCTCCCTCTCGCTCGGCGAGTATGCCGCCCGCCCGGTGAATCTTCCCTGGGTCGCCGCGGTGCGCCGCTGGCTCTTTCTCGCGGCCAAGATCGGCTGCGCCATGCCGGCGATCTACTGTGCCAGCCTCATCGCGGCCTATGGCCTGCGCTCCGCCAGCCCGTACACGCCGCAGTACATCCAGTTGGTGACCACGTTCGGCATGACCCTCTTCGCGCTGCGCTGGGCCCTCCGCGACCAGCGCCGGCGCTGCCCGGTCTGTCTCGGCAAACTCACCTGCCCCGCGCGCGTCGGCGAGCCCTCACGCAACTTCCTCGCCTTCAACGGCACGGAGCTCATCTGCGCCGGCGGCCACGGCTTCCTGCACGTCCCCGAGATGGCCACCAGTTGGTTCAGTACCCAGCGCTGGCTGCACCTCGATCCCTCCTGGAGCGGCCTCTTCCTCAGCCCCGCGAAGGCCATGGATCTCTAGCGCAACGCCGAACCATCAGTAATCCCGGGCGTCGAGAACGCTGCGCATCAGCCGGTCGATCCGAACCACAGCCTGAAAGCCCCCCTGCTCATCGAGCACGACGATCGGGTCGAAATGATGCGTCGCCGGGCGCGTCAGGGCGCGCTGCAGAATCGTCCTGGCGTCGTTCGAAAGCTGCACCCGCATAAAATCCTTCACCTCGCGCACACCAAGCAGAGGGTGAACCTCCAGCAGGAAAAGAGCTCGCTGAAACTCGTCGAGGACGACGGCAAAATCCGGCTCGTCCGCGTTCTGGATAATCCTCTCCGCCTCGTCGCGGGTCGCGGCAATGACGCACCGGTCCGCGTGCGCCAGCAGGCTTCCATGATGCTCCAGCACCCGCGCGCGTTCCCGCAGAATCGCCGTGACTTCAACCGGAAGCGGAAGCATATCGGGCTTGGGTCGCCCCAGGAAGAACCCCTGCGCGAGCGGAACCTCCAGCCGCAACAGTTCATCCAACTCATCCGGCGTCTCCACGCCCTCGGCCACAATCCATGCGTCCAGCCGGTCCGTCGCATGCCCGATCATCTGGATCAGCGTCGTCTTCGAGTTCTCCGCATGGCAGTTCCCCACGAAGAACCGGTCCAGCTTCACAAAGTCCGGCTTCAGCTCCATGATGTGCTTCAGCGACGCGTACCCCGAGCCCGCATCGTCCACCGCGACCCATCCCTGCTGGGCGCGGATCAGGTCGATCTTCGGACGAATCCGGTCGTAGTCCTCCACCCGGTCCTGCTCCGTAATCTCGATCACCACGCCCGCCAGCGAACCCGTTGCCGCAAGCACCGCGTCCCAGCGCGGCGTCAGCAGAAAGGTTGGGCTCAGATTGATGCTCAGAAAGCAGTTCGGCGGAAGATTGCATCGCGCCGCCAGCGAACGCGTCAGCACGGCCTCCTCGAGATCCATGCGGCGTCCGCACAGCCCCGCTGCCTGGAAACAGACATCGGGGGCAAGCCCAATCTCCGGCGGAAACCGCACCAGCGCCTCGTACCCTACCACCGTGGCGCGCCGCAAATCGACGATCGGCTGGTAGTGGAACACGAACGGGAGCGAACCGTCGATCAGACGGTCGAGAAGCGCCACAAAGATCGCGTTATCCAGCAGACCGGCATTCTCGTTTCAAAATAAGCCACGCGATCTCAACCGGGGGATACTGACGAACACAAACGATCCACCCGGAGTTCCCTATGCAAACCGAACTTCTTGTATACGGGCGGTGATCAGGGAGATCAGGTCTGGCGTGACCTCTTTGATTCCATGGGCATCCTCCGCGTGAACCGCGACCGCCTCCAGAATCTCCTCCTGCGTCTCGTAGGTAAACTTTGCCGTGCAACCGGGAACAACATCTCCGCAGGAGAATTGCTTCATGACAAGAGACCTCCAAAGATAGCGAGCGTCTCGAACGATGAGACCTGCGGTGCGGTAGCTCGACCCTCGAAGACTAGCATAGGATCTGTCGGATCGACGACAAAAGCAGGCCTTTCCCACCATCGGAAACTCATTGTTAAATGGTTTATCCACCACACACAACGTGGCTGGATAAAACTGGACAATGTGGAGACAAGAGCCTAGCGCGACGGGCCGTTAAAGCCCTTATACGCAGGCGCGGGAATCGGTCGCAGCCATCCCGCAGCCAGCCAGCCCGGAGGCGCGTTAAACTCCGACCAACCGCAACTCAGACACACCGCAATCGTCGGACCCGGGTTCATCGGTGGTGCGGCCACCGTCCGGGAGTTGTTCATGTAGATACGCACATCGGCTGGGAACGTGTTGCAAGCTTCGGATTGGCACCTGTTGCAGGTCATCGTTTCAACGTACCTTCATTCACGCCGTATTCCGGGACTCTACGGTCTAGCCCTCCGAGTGCGAGAAGCCGGTAGCTTGTGTGTACGTCATCAAGGCAAATCGAGTCAAGTTTTTTCCACAGGGCAACCTTTTTCTTTCACGCGAAAGTAACGTAGCCTGCAAGCACCGTCGTGCGTGGCCCTATAAAGGCCACTTCCACTCACGAATCTCCTTCCGGTCGATTCCCTCCTGGTGCGCATAGTTCACTGCATCGATCATCTGGTCCGTCAGCCACTCCTTCAGGTGCGCCGCCGACACCTGCAAGCTCGGCACGCGGTCGATCACGTCCATCGCAATGTGATAACGATCCACCTTGTTCAGGATCGCCAGCTCCAGCGGCGTATTGATGTTGCCCTTCTCGTTGTACCCGCGCACATGGATGTTGTCGTGGTTCGTCCGCCGGTAGGTCAGCTTGTGGATCAGCGTCGGATACGCATGGAAGTTGAAGATGACTGGCTTGTCCTTGGTGAACAGCGAATCGAACTCGTGATCGCTCAACCCATGCGGATGCTGCCTCTCGGGCATCAGCCGGAACAGGTCGACGACATTGACGAACCGGATCTTCAGGTCCTTGCAGTGCTCCCGCAGAATCGCCACGGCAGCCAGCGCCTCGGACGTGGGAATGTCCCCCGCGCACGCCACCACCACATCCGGCTCGTGCCCCGCGTCCGAAGACGCAAAATCCCAGATCCCGATGCCCTTGGTGCAGTGCTTGATCGCCTGGTCCATCGTCAGGTACTGCAGATGCGGTGCCTTGTCCGCCACCACGACGTTCACATAATCCGTCGACCGCAGAATATGATCCGTCACCGACAACAGGCAGTTCGCGTCGGGTGGAAGATAGATGCGCGTAATCTCCGGGCTCTTGTTCGTCACCAGATCCAGGAATCCCGGATCCTGGTGAGTGAATCCGTTATGATCCTGCCGCCAGACCAGCGAACTGATCAGCAGATTGACCGACGAGATCGAAGCCCGCCACCGCAGCTCCAGCTTCGACTTCTCCAGCCACTTCGCATGCTGGTTGAACATCGAATCGATGATGTGGATGAACGCCTCATACGACGAAAGAAACCCATGCCGCCCCGTCAGCACGTAGCCCTCGAACCAGCCCTCGAGCGTGTGCTCCGAGAGCATCTCCATCACGCGCCCCTCCGGTGAGAGATACCCCCCGTCCGCATCCTCGGGCAGCGTGGCGTTCACCCACGTCTTGCCATGCGATCCCGGGTAGATCCCGTCCAGCTTGTTCGAAGCCGTCTCATCCGGGCCGAACACCCGGAAGCTCGTCATATTCTGCCGCATCACGTCGCAGAGAAACTTCGCGATCGTCGCCGTCGAGGAGACTTCGACCTGCCCCGGCTTCTTCACGTCCAGTGCGTAGTCGCGGAAGTCAGGCATGGAGAGCGGCTTGCGCAACAGCCCGCCGTTCGCATGCGGATTGCCCGAGATGCGGCTCGTCCCCTCCGGAGCCAGCGCCCGAATCTCCGCAAGCAGCGTCCCGTTTTCATCGAACAGCTCCTCCGGCTTATAGCTGCGCAGCCACCCTTCCAGCAGCGCCATGTGCGCCGGATTGGTGACCGGATCGAGAATCGGCATCTGGTGCGCGCGCCACGAGCCTTCAAGCTTGTGCCCGTCAATCTCCTTCGGCGCCGTCCAGCCCTTGGGCGTGCGCATGATAATCATCGGCCACCGCGGCCTCTCCACAGGCTCGCCGCCCGCACGCGCCTTCGCCTGGATCGCCTGGATGTCGAGGATGCACTGCTCGGTCAGCGCAGCCATCTTCTGGTGCATCACCTCCGGGTCGTCGCCCTCAATGACGTGCGGCGTCCAGCCGTATCCAAGGAACAACTGCTCCAGCTCCTCGGCCGAGATGCGCGCAAGAATCGTCGGGTTCGCGATCTTGTACCCGTTCAAATGCAGGATGGGCAGCACCGCGCCATCCGTAATCGGGTTCAGAAACTTGTTCGCGTGCCACGAGGTCGCGAGCGGCCCCGTCTCCGCCTCGCCATCGCCCACGCAGACCGTCACGATCAGGTCCGGATTGTCGAACGCCGCGCCAAACCCATGCGACAGCGAGTACCCCAGTTCGCCACCCTCGTGGATCGACCCCGGCGTCTCCGGCGTGCAGTGGCTTCCAATCCCACCCGGAAACGAGAACTGCTTGAAAAACTTCTGCAAGCCCTCAACGTCCTGCGTGATGCTCGGATACACCTCCGAGTAAACGCCCTCCAGATAGCAGTTCGACAAAGTCGCCGGCGCCCCATGCCCAGGCCCCGACAGATAGATCAGATCGAGGTTGTACTTCTTGATCAGCCGGTTCAGATGCACCCAGATAAAGCTCTGCCCGGGGTCCGATCCCCAGTGCCCAAGCAGCCTATTCTTGATGTGCTCCGGCTTCAGCGGCTCGCGCAGCAGCGGATTCTCCCGCAGATACAGCATGCCCGCGCAGAGATAGTTGCACGCGCGCCAGTAAGCATGGGTCAGGCGAAGCTCTTCAGGAGTGAGTACGGCAGGCGTCTGGGGAGTCGTCATGGGGCGTCCTTATCAAGTGCTCTTTCGATTGTTGTTCAGTGACCGGAAACACAATGTGACCGCAGTCACCAACCATTGGATGCCATTCGTTGGACATGCAGGGCGATCATCAGATCCTCCTCCGCCGGGACGACAAACACGCTATACGGCGAATCCTCATCGCTGACCTTGCGCAGGCCCTTCGCCGGCAGCTCATTCGCCGCAAACTCAATCTCGGTATCGATCAGCGCAGAGTGACTGAAGCCATTGCCTAAGGCCCACCGCGTCTTCGCATCGTGCTCCCCAATCCCCCCGGTAAACACAAGCGCATCCAGCCCATGCAGCGCCACCATCCCGCCGATCGCCCGCCGCACGCTCTGCACGAAGATCGCAATCGCCAAATGCGACGCCGCATCCTTCGCCGCACGCAGCCTCCGCATGTCGTTGATACCGCCCAGCGCCATCAGTCCGGAGTCATGGTTCAGCATCCGCTCCACCGAATCCACCGTGGCCCCCGGCTGCCGCAGCAGATAAAACACCAGCCCCGGATCGAGATCGCCCGGCCGCGTTCCCATCAACACACCGCCCGTGGGGGTCAGCCCCATCGACGTATCGACCGACTTCCCCTCCACCACCGCCGTCACACTGCATCCCGAACCCAGGTGCGCGATCACCATCCTCTTCGGAAAGCTCAGCCCCGCCACCGCCCGCAGTTGATACACCACCGACTCGCAGCTCAGCCCATGAAACCCATAGCGATGAACGCCCTTGTCCCGCCACGCCAGCGGAATCGGATACGTCGTAGTCTCCACCGGCATCGTCTGGTGGAACACCGTGTCGAAACAAGCGTAGTGCGGCAGCGCCGGATAGCGCGCCATTCCCGCATGTATCATCTCGATGACCGCCGGATCATGCAGCGGCGCAAACGCAATCGCCTGCGTCAACTCCTCCAGCACCGCCGCCGTAATCCGCACATGGTCGCGGATCTTCGGCCCCGGATGCACCACCCGATACCCCACCGCATCGATCGGCGGCTCCGAAGGAACCGCGGCCAGCACCTGCTCCATCGGCGGGCCAGACGAAGCCGGAACAGGATCGCCCCCCACCACAAGCGTCTGCCCGGGCATCCCGGCGTTGCTCAGCTCTCCATCCACCAACAGCCGTGGATCGCCCACCGCCGTCTCATACACCGAGAACTTGATCGACGAAGACCCACCGTTCAGGACGAGGACACGCATACCGGTCGATTCCCTTCCCTCTCCGCTGCTTATACACCCGCGCCGCAACAGGAATATGAGCCCAACGGCACAGACGCCCAACCTATATCCCGGTTGGATGCGGCCACAGCAAAGAAGTGCTTCAAAAAGAAAAGCCCCAGGTCAGACGGAATCTGACCCGGGGCAACGGCTTCTGCGGTTAGCGCGGAACAGAAGCCGCGATCTCGTTGATAAACTTCGCCTCATCCTCGATCGCCTTCGCCGCAATCACCATCTGCTCGATCGCCTCCGGATACCGCCCGTCCTCGATCGCCTCCCGCACCCCGGGAATCGTCTTCGCCCCATACCCCGTGTACATCCCCGGCG
This window harbors:
- a CDS encoding ABC transporter permease; the protein is MTLLGYRMALRAVGLAVPRTLRSEWIAEWDSELWYMAASATQVEIASFCWGAVEDARSLRAMHPVRPVRAAGSARTCVAWVGAVAVLCFAIAQSIPAVKLASSSPVYRSATDAVAISPADHQAGPVVPMSLVRSWQRRKQHLFREFAVYAPTVRAIHLQAGTTRPLALARASANILTLLGVPVALAQETRGGQPVLMLSETAWRTDFGSDTSLLGETVNVGTQRVQIGGIVPDEAAPAGKLDGWILLPDTASWPDATPVHLIGRLDPSRSMLSSAWELTVPGPDGDVLYDCRMLPALKADIWKMYLFAAFLALLALPATTSLSLGEYAARPVNLPWVAAVRRWLFLAAKIGCAMPAIYCASLIAAYGLRSASPYTPQYIQLVTTFGMTLFALRWALRDQRRRCPVCLGKLTCPARVGEPSRNFLAFNGTELICAGGHGFLHVPEMATSWFSTQRWLHLDPSWSGLFLSPAKAMDL
- a CDS encoding PadR family transcriptional regulator yields the protein MPVEIKLSHTAAMILQTISAGTVYGFGIMERTGLPSGTVYPALRRLERDALIRSEWEKQAIADKEMRPPRKFYKMTPAGKTTLTAMMKRYPLLERLGAMDEVKAL
- a CDS encoding phosphoketolase family protein; translation: MTTPQTPAVLTPEELRLTHAYWRACNYLCAGMLYLRENPLLREPLKPEHIKNRLLGHWGSDPGQSFIWVHLNRLIKKYNLDLIYLSGPGHGAPATLSNCYLEGVYSEVYPSITQDVEGLQKFFKQFSFPGGIGSHCTPETPGSIHEGGELGYSLSHGFGAAFDNPDLIVTVCVGDGEAETGPLATSWHANKFLNPITDGAVLPILHLNGYKIANPTILARISAEELEQLFLGYGWTPHVIEGDDPEVMHQKMAALTEQCILDIQAIQAKARAGGEPVERPRWPMIIMRTPKGWTAPKEIDGHKLEGSWRAHQMPILDPVTNPAHMALLEGWLRSYKPEELFDENGTLLAEIRALAPEGTSRISGNPHANGGLLRKPLSMPDFRDYALDVKKPGQVEVSSTATIAKFLCDVMRQNMTSFRVFGPDETASNKLDGIYPGSHGKTWVNATLPEDADGGYLSPEGRVMEMLSEHTLEGWFEGYVLTGRHGFLSSYEAFIHIIDSMFNQHAKWLEKSKLELRWRASISSVNLLISSLVWRQDHNGFTHQDPGFLDLVTNKSPEITRIYLPPDANCLLSVTDHILRSTDYVNVVVADKAPHLQYLTMDQAIKHCTKGIGIWDFASSDAGHEPDVVVACAGDIPTSEALAAVAILREHCKDLKIRFVNVVDLFRLMPERQHPHGLSDHEFDSLFTKDKPVIFNFHAYPTLIHKLTYRRTNHDNIHVRGYNEKGNINTPLELAILNKVDRYHIAMDVIDRVPSLQVSAAHLKEWLTDQMIDAVNYAHQEGIDRKEIREWKWPL
- a CDS encoding ABC transporter ATP-binding protein → MLSIQNLTKRYRGIPAIDDVSFTVAPGEIVGYLGPNGSGKSTTVKIITGILEPSGGSVLFHGRDIRDDMTGFRASFGYVPEEAQVYTHLSGLEYLQLVGRLRGLEERPLEARATRLLELLGLQSWRHSPISVYSKGMKQRVLIAAALLHNPRLLIFDEPLSGLDVVSARLFKDLLVELAAEGKAILYISHVLEVVEQVCDRVIVIAKGRILADAPPADLTRLMALPNLESVFAELVEQQDTKLAAKNLVEAMRSAHV
- a CDS encoding acetate/propionate family kinase, whose protein sequence is MRVLVLNGGSSSIKFSVYETAVGDPRLLVDGELSNAGMPGQTLVVGGDPVPASSGPPMEQVLAAVPSEPPIDAVGYRVVHPGPKIRDHVRITAAVLEELTQAIAFAPLHDPAVIEMIHAGMARYPALPHYACFDTVFHQTMPVETTTYPIPLAWRDKGVHRYGFHGLSCESVVYQLRAVAGLSFPKRMVIAHLGSGCSVTAVVEGKSVDTSMGLTPTGGVLMGTRPGDLDPGLVFYLLRQPGATVDSVERMLNHDSGLMALGGINDMRRLRAAKDAASHLAIAIFVQSVRRAIGGMVALHGLDALVFTGGIGEHDAKTRWALGNGFSHSALIDTEIEFAANELPAKGLRKVSDEDSPYSVFVVPAEEDLMIALHVQRMASNGW
- a CDS encoding EAL domain-containing protein; amino-acid sequence: MALLDRLIDGSLPFVFHYQPIVDLRRATVVGYEALVRFPPEIGLAPDVCFQAAGLCGRRMDLEEAVLTRSLAARCNLPPNCFLSINLSPTFLLTPRWDAVLAATGSLAGVVIEITEQDRVEDYDRIRPKIDLIRAQQGWVAVDDAGSGYASLKHIMELKPDFVKLDRFFVGNCHAENSKTTLIQMIGHATDRLDAWIVAEGVETPDELDELLRLEVPLAQGFFLGRPKPDMLPLPVEVTAILRERARVLEHHGSLLAHADRCVIAATRDEAERIIQNADEPDFAVVLDEFQRALFLLEVHPLLGVREVKDFMRVQLSNDARTILQRALTRPATHHFDPIVVLDEQGGFQAVVRIDRLMRSVLDARDY
- a CDS encoding DUF1059 domain-containing protein, which gives rise to MKQFSCGDVVPGCTAKFTYETQEEILEAVAVHAEDAHGIKEVTPDLISLITARIQEVRFA